The Microcebus murinus isolate Inina chromosome 4, M.murinus_Inina_mat1.0, whole genome shotgun sequence genome has a segment encoding these proteins:
- the MED19 gene encoding mediator of RNA polymerase II transcription subunit 19, with amino-acid sequence MENFTALFGAQADPPPPPTALGFGPGKPPPPPPPPPGGGPGTAPAPTAATAPPGGDKSAAGCGPFYLMRELPGSTELTGSTNLITHYNLEHAYNKFCGKKVKEKLSNFLPDLPGMIDLPGSHDNSSLRSLIEKPPILGGSFNPITGTMLAGFRLHTGPLPEQCRLMHIQPPKKKNKHKHKQSRTQDPVPPETPSDSDHKKKKKKKEEDPERKRKKKEKKKKKNRHSPDHPGMGSSQASSSSSLR; translated from the exons ATGGAGAATTTCACAGCACTGTTCGGGGCTCAGGCTGACCCACCACCGCCCCCAACCGCACTTGGCTTCGGACCAGGAAAGCCTCCACCCCCGCCTCCGCCTCCTCCGGGCGGGGGACCCGGCACGGCCCCGGCCCCCACCGCGGCTACGGCTCCTCCCGGCGGGGACAAGTCAGCAGCTGGTTGTGGCCCCTTCTACCTAATGAGAGAGCTGCCAG GTAGCACAGAGCTGACAGGCAGCACCAATCTGATCACACACTACAACCTGGAACATGCCTATAATAAATTCTGTGGGAAAAAGGTGAAGGAGAAACTAAGTAACTTCCTGCCTGACCTGCCAGGGATGATTGATCTGCCTGGTTCTCATGATAACAGCAGCCTCCGCTCCCTCATTGAGAAGCCCCCTATTCTTGGTGGCTCTTTCAATCCTATCACAGGGACCATGCTGGCTGGCTTCCGCCTCCACACTGGACCG TTGCCCGAGCAGTGTCGTCTGATGCATATTCAGCCTCCTAAGAAGAAGAATAAGCACAAGCACAAACAGAGCCGTACTCAGGATCCTGTCCCCCCAG AAACCCCATCTGATTCGGatcacaagaagaagaaaaagaagaaagaagaggatcCTGAacggaaaaggaagaagaaagagaagaagaaaaagaag AACCGACATAGTCCAGACCACCCGGGTATGGGCAGctcccaggccagcagcagcagcagcctacgCTAA
- the ZDHHC5 gene encoding palmitoyltransferase ZDHHC5 — MPAESGKRFKPSKYVPVSAAAIFLVGATTLFFAFTCPGLSLYVSPAVPIYNAIVFLFVLANFSMATFMDPGIFPRAEEDEDKEDDFRAPLYKTVEIKGIQVRMKWCATCRFYRPPRCSHCSVCDNCVEEFDHHCPWVNNCIGRRNYRYFFLFLLSLTAHIMGVFGFGLLYVLYHIEELSGVRMAVTMAVMCVAGLFFIPVAGLTGFHVVLVARGRTTNEQVTGKFRGGVNPFTNGCCNNVSRVLCSSPAPRYLGRPKKEKTIVIRPPFLRPEVSDGQITVKIMDNGIQGELRRTKSKGSLEITESQSADAEPPPPPKPDLSRYTGLRTHLGLATNEDSSLLGKDSPPTPTMYKYRPGYSSSSTSAAMPHSSSAKLSRGDSLKEPTSIAESSRHPSYRSEPSLEPDSFRSPTFGKSFHFDPLSSGSRSSSLKSAQGTGFELGQLQSIRSEGTTSTSYKSLANQTRNGSLSYDSLLTPSDSPDFESVQAGPEPDPPLGYTSPFLSARLAQQREAERHPRLVSTGPAHREPSPVRYDNLSRHIVASLQEREKLLRQSPPLPGREEEPGLGDSGIQSTPGSGHAPRTSSSSDDSKRSPLGKTPLGRPAAPRFGKPDGLRGRGLGSPEPGPTAPYLGRSMSYSSQKAPSGVSETEEVALQPLLTPKDEVQLKTAYSKSNGQPKSIGSASPGPGQPPLSSPTRGGVKKVSGVGGTTYEISV, encoded by the exons ATGCCCGCAGAGTCTGGAAAGAGATTCAAACCCAGCAAGTATGTCCCGGTCTCAGCAGCTGCCATCTTCTTAGTGGGAGCTACGACACTCTTCTTTGCCTTTAC GTGTCCTGGACTAAGCCTGTATGTGTCACCTGCAGTGCCCATCTACAATGCGATTGTGTTTCTCTTTGTGCTGGCCAACTTCAGCATGGCCACCTTCATGGACCCAGGAATTTTCCCTCGAG CTGAGGAGGATGAGGACAAGGAAGATGATTTCCGAGCTCCCCTTTACAAAACAGTGGAGATCAAGGGCATCCAGGTGCGCATGAAATGGTGTGCCACCTGCCGCTTCTACCGTCCTCCTCGATGTTCCCACTGCAGTGTCTGTGACAACTGTGTAGAG GAATTTGATCATCACTGCCCCTGGGTGAACAACTGTATTGGTCGCCGGAACTACcgttatttcttcctcttcctcctttccctgacAGCCCACATAATGGGTGTGTTTGGCTTTGGCCTCCTTTATGTCCTCTACCACATAGAGGAACTCTCAGGGGTTCGCATGGCTGTCAC AATGGCAGTGATGTGTGTGGCTGGCTTATTCTTCATCCCTGTAGCTGGCCTCACAGGATTTCACGTGGTGCTGGTGGCTCGGGGACGCACAACCAATGAACAG gTTACGGGTAAATTCCGGGGAGGTGTAAACCCCTTCACCAATGGCTGCTGTAACAATGTCAGCCGTGTACTCTGCAGTTCTCCAGCACCCAG GTATTTGGGGAgaccaaagaaagagaagacaattGTAATTAGACCTCCCTTCCTTCGACCAGAAGTGTCAGATGGGCAGATAACTGTGAAGATCATGGATAATGGCATCCAGGGAGAACTGAGGAGAACTAAG TCTAAGGGAAGCCTGGAGATAACAGAGAGCCAGTCTGCCGATGCTGAACCTCCACCTCCTCCTAAGCCGGACCTGAGCCGTTATACGGGGCTACGAACACACCTCGGCCTGGCTACTAATGAAG ATAGCAGCCTCTTGGGCAAGGACAGCCCCCCTACACCTACCATGTACAAGTATCGGCCGGGTTACAGTAGCAGCAGTACATCAGCCGCCATGCCTCATTCCTCCAGCGCCAAG TTGAGTCGTGGGGACAGCTTAAAGGAGCCAACCTCAATTGCAGAGAGCAGCCGCCATCCCAGCTACCGCTCAGAGCCCAGCTTGGAGCCAGACAGCTTCCGTTCTCCCACCTTTGGCAAAAGCTTTCATTTTGATCCACTATCCAGCGGCTCACGTTCCTCCAGCCTCAAGTCAGCACAGGGCACAGGCTTTGAGCTGGGCCAGTTGCAGTCCATTCGTTCAGAGggcaccacctccacctcctatAAGAGCCTGGCCAACCAGACACGCAATGGAAGCCTGTCTTATGACAGCTTGCTCACTCCTTCAGATAGCCCTGATTTTGAGTCAGTGCAGGCAGGGCCTGAGCCAGATCCCCCTTTAGGCTACACCTCTCCTTTCCTGTCAGCCCGACTGGCCCAGCAACGGGAAGCTGAGAGGCACCCACGTTTGGTGTCAACTGGCCCGGCACACCGAGAGCCCTCACCAGTCCGTTATGACAATCTGTCACGCCACATCGTGGCCTCCCTCCAGGAGCGAGAGAAGTTGCTGCGCCAGTCACCCCCACTCCCAGGCCGGGAGGAAGAACCAGGCTTGGGGGACTCAGGCATTCAGTCAACACCGGGCTCAGGCCATGCCCCTCGTACTAGTTCTTCCTCAGATGATTCGAAGAGATCACCCTTGGGCAAGACTCCACTGGGACGCCCAGCTGCCCCCCGTTTTGGCAAGCCAGATGGGCTAAGGGGCCGGGGACTAGGGTCCCCTGAACCGGGCCCAACTGCCCCATACCTGGGCCGATCGATGTCTTACAGCAGCCAAAAAGCCCCTTCTGGTGTTTCTGAGACAGAAGAAGTGGCCTTGCAGCCATTACTGACACCCAA agATGAAGTACAGCTCAAGACCGCCTACAGCAAATCCAACGGGCAGCCTAAGAGTATAGGCTCAGCCTCCCCTGGCCCAGGCCAGCCACCTCTCAGTAGCCCCACAAGGGGAGGAGTGAAGAAGGTGTCAGGGGTTGGTGGTACCACCTATGAGATTTCGGTGTGA